Proteins encoded by one window of Antechinus flavipes isolate AdamAnt ecotype Samford, QLD, Australia chromosome 4, AdamAnt_v2, whole genome shotgun sequence:
- the CENPW gene encoding centromere protein W, protein MTAAVVPAARVLKRKAPRGFLKNFIKRQKPQLLLKSGVDLWVHLNCLLFLHRLAEETRMQAFQDKSRIIKDKHILAAAKVVLKKSRG, encoded by the exons ATGACGGCTGCTGTGGTGCCAGCGGCCCGGGTGTTGAAACGCAAGGCTCCCCGCGGTTTCCTGAAGAACTTCATCAAGCGACAGAAGCCTCAATTGCTCCTCAAGTCTGGCGTCGACCTGTGG gtACACTTGAACTGTTTACTCTTTCTTCATCGATTAGCAGAAGAGACCAGGATGCAAGCTTTTCAAGACAAGAGTAGGATAATTAAGGATAAACATATACTTGCTGCAGCAAAG GTGGTTTTAAAGAAGAGTAGAGGTTAG